Proteins encoded by one window of Paenibacillus sp. DCT19:
- a CDS encoding ABC transporter ATP-binding protein, with translation MALLTLDHVSVAYDKQTILKDFQLELENGKLLSLLGPSGCGKTTTLRLIAGFLEASQGKFMFGGKDYTKVPVNKRNFGFVFQSYALFPHLSVYDNVAFGLRMRKVKDKDISSRVMRILEVVNLIGFEKRFPTELSGGQRQRVAIARALVIEPDLLLFDEPLSNLDANLRLNMRVEIRRIQQELGITTLYVSHDQEECFSISDQVAIMNKGVVEQLDRPETIFKYPATEFVARFIGFHNFIEFADRTDAGDMITLHAGGRTFNATAHPGTARAGARKGAIRPDDLIVSGDTSADLANALPGIVKVSTYLGRSYQYVIETELGDFTANQEMETPYLSGQRVSLIFPQDKLVLVE, from the coding sequence ATGGCATTGCTGACACTAGACCACGTATCCGTGGCATACGATAAGCAGACAATCCTGAAGGATTTTCAGTTGGAGCTGGAAAATGGTAAGCTGCTCTCCCTGCTCGGACCGAGCGGTTGCGGCAAAACAACTACGCTGCGCCTCATCGCCGGATTCCTGGAAGCATCACAGGGCAAGTTTATGTTCGGCGGCAAGGATTACACGAAGGTTCCGGTGAACAAGCGGAACTTCGGATTTGTATTTCAGAGCTATGCGCTGTTCCCGCATCTGTCTGTCTATGATAATGTGGCCTTCGGCCTGCGGATGCGCAAGGTGAAGGACAAGGATATCTCCTCACGTGTGATGCGCATCCTTGAAGTAGTTAACTTGATTGGATTCGAGAAACGCTTCCCGACGGAACTGTCCGGTGGACAGCGTCAACGTGTGGCGATTGCCCGCGCACTGGTGATTGAACCGGATCTGCTTCTATTTGATGAACCGCTCAGTAATCTGGATGCTAACCTGCGACTCAACATGCGGGTCGAGATTCGCCGGATTCAGCAGGAGCTGGGCATCACTACGCTCTATGTGTCTCATGATCAGGAAGAGTGTTTCTCGATTTCCGATCAGGTAGCGATCATGAACAAAGGCGTGGTCGAGCAGCTCGACCGCCCAGAGACAATTTTTAAATATCCGGCAACGGAGTTTGTAGCACGATTTATCGGATTCCATAACTTTATTGAATTTGCGGATCGCACGGATGCAGGGGATATGATTACGTTGCATGCGGGAGGCCGTACGTTTAATGCTACTGCACATCCGGGTACCGCTCGTGCCGGTGCTCGCAAAGGCGCGATTCGCCCGGATGATCTGATCGTGAGTGGAGACACATCCGCGGATCTCGCTAATGCATTGCCAGGCATCGTGAAGGTGAGTACGTACCTCGGTCGTAGTTACCAGTATGTCATTGAGACGGAACTTGGCGACTTCACAGCTAACCAAGAGATGGAGACGCCTTATCTTAGCGGACAGCGAGTGAGTCTGATTTTCCCACAGGATAAACTTGTGTTAGTGGAATAG
- a CDS encoding ABC transporter permease — MREKHIGLGLFSLLVFIFLLGPLLIISVTSFEPGTVLKFPPEGFSFRWYENIFNTGGFLRTFQTSIIISLLGNLLALALGIPAAYALSRYDFKGKSLLNAVFLSPVLIPGIVLGFTLMKYLIVIYHLPMVLGLLIGHTIIMLPFIIRVIASSLSSFDFAVEEAALSLGAGRLRTFFQVVLPNIRSGILAAVLIAFLESFNNVDISVFMTGPGVSTLPIQMLTYVENYFDPTIAAISVLLMVLTGLLMFVIERIMGGFSYFTKR, encoded by the coding sequence ATGCGGGAGAAACATATCGGGCTGGGCCTGTTCAGTCTGCTGGTCTTTATCTTTCTGCTGGGCCCGCTTCTGATCATATCGGTCACTTCGTTTGAACCGGGAACGGTACTCAAATTCCCACCGGAGGGATTCTCCTTCCGCTGGTACGAAAATATTTTTAACACAGGCGGTTTCCTCCGCACATTCCAGACGTCCATCATTATCTCCCTGCTGGGGAACTTGCTGGCACTGGCGCTAGGGATTCCGGCTGCGTATGCACTCAGTCGTTACGATTTCAAAGGCAAATCATTGCTGAATGCCGTATTCCTATCACCGGTATTGATTCCGGGGATCGTGCTTGGTTTCACGTTAATGAAATATCTGATCGTGATTTATCACCTTCCAATGGTTCTGGGATTGTTGATTGGACACACGATTATTATGCTTCCGTTTATTATTCGGGTTATTGCTTCAAGTCTGTCGAGCTTTGATTTTGCAGTGGAGGAAGCGGCACTTAGTCTGGGTGCAGGACGTCTAAGAACGTTCTTTCAGGTGGTGCTGCCTAACATACGCTCCGGTATTCTGGCGGCGGTACTTATTGCTTTCTTGGAATCGTTCAACAACGTGGATATTTCCGTGTTCATGACTGGCCCAGGTGTGAGTACATTGCCGATTCAGATGCTGACGTACGTGGAGAATTATTTTGACCCAACGATTGCAGCCATTTCCGTGCTGCTGATGGTACTGACAGGACTCTTAATGTTCGTGATCGAACGGATCATGGGCGGATTTTCATACTTTACTAAACGTTAA
- a CDS encoding ABC transporter permease → MKKSVIYWLLLPGFIFLAAFMIIPIVLTIGSTFFQENSFTFEGYMHFFRDPYFLKILLTTLQVSVVTTIVCVVLGFPTAYYISRKAPRRKGILLALAIFPLLTSPVVRSFSWMIILGRKGLINNALVGLGIVDKPLDILYTPAAMMIGLTHLFLPLMIISLVGVLENIDGDLLKAAQSLGASRFTAFRRVVFPLAVPGLVIGAVLVFVGSLTAYTTPALLGGKQRVIATFLYQNAMTLNDWYLASVVAAIMIVITFVVVGVMNKMAKTLNPKG, encoded by the coding sequence ATGAAAAAATCAGTAATCTACTGGCTATTGCTGCCGGGATTCATATTTTTGGCGGCATTCATGATCATTCCGATTGTCCTGACGATCGGGTCGACCTTTTTTCAGGAAAACTCCTTCACGTTTGAAGGATACATGCATTTTTTCAGAGACCCTTACTTTTTGAAAATATTGCTTACCACCCTGCAGGTCAGTGTGGTCACCACGATTGTCTGCGTGGTGCTCGGATTCCCGACAGCTTATTATATTTCTCGGAAAGCGCCGCGCCGCAAAGGCATTTTGCTGGCACTGGCGATCTTCCCACTCTTGACGAGCCCGGTTGTGCGCTCGTTCAGCTGGATGATTATCCTTGGACGTAAAGGGCTGATTAACAACGCGCTCGTTGGTTTGGGGATCGTGGACAAGCCGCTGGATATTTTGTACACGCCGGCAGCGATGATGATTGGTCTGACACATCTATTCTTGCCGCTCATGATTATTTCCCTGGTCGGCGTACTGGAGAACATTGATGGTGACCTGCTCAAAGCAGCACAAAGCCTGGGTGCATCCCGCTTCACTGCATTCCGCCGGGTTGTGTTCCCACTGGCTGTGCCAGGGCTTGTCATCGGAGCCGTGCTTGTATTTGTCGGCAGTCTGACGGCATATACGACACCTGCCCTCCTTGGAGGGAAACAGCGTGTAATTGCCACGTTCCTGTATCAGAACGCCATGACTCTCAACGACTGGTATCTGGCCTCGGTTGTTGCCGCGATTATGATTGTGATTACATTCGTCGTGGTCGGTGTCATGAACAAAATGGCCAAAACTTTAAATCCGAAGGGGTAG
- a CDS encoding nucleoside hydrolase, giving the protein MSKTSNPIILDVDTGIDDALAILLAVKSRKLDILGITTVCGNVSLAQATENTCKILELAGAPAIPVIAGAASPLTRKSHYEHRVHGQDGLGGALPDPAVSKQADPGFGPDFIVEQAKLYPGELTLIMTAPLTNLALALIKCPELPSLLKEVIFMGGVVRGHGNVTPVAEYNTYADPEAARIVVQAGIEKLTQVGLDVTRQTLLNEATIERLTDPVLRAYVAQSTEIYINRYEQMNGVRACALHDPLAVGVALAPELVGRKSYYVDVETASRLCDGQMVCDFQNRLGQQPNTLVCETVDAESFLELFINALNS; this is encoded by the coding sequence ATGAGTAAAACGTCTAATCCCATCATCTTGGATGTAGATACAGGTATTGATGATGCGCTGGCGATTCTACTGGCTGTCAAAAGCCGGAAGCTAGATATTCTCGGCATCACGACTGTCTGCGGCAATGTATCTCTAGCGCAGGCAACGGAGAATACGTGCAAAATACTGGAGCTGGCAGGTGCGCCTGCCATTCCGGTGATTGCTGGAGCAGCGAGTCCGCTGACTCGGAAGTCTCATTATGAACATCGTGTGCATGGACAGGACGGATTGGGTGGTGCGCTGCCTGATCCGGCAGTGTCCAAGCAGGCCGATCCAGGGTTCGGCCCAGACTTTATCGTGGAGCAGGCTAAACTATACCCAGGTGAACTCACCCTGATTATGACGGCACCACTTACGAATTTGGCGCTGGCGCTAATTAAATGTCCGGAGCTGCCTTCTTTATTGAAGGAAGTCATCTTCATGGGTGGTGTTGTACGGGGGCACGGTAACGTGACACCGGTAGCGGAGTACAATACGTACGCCGATCCAGAGGCTGCACGTATCGTTGTGCAGGCAGGAATTGAGAAGCTCACACAAGTAGGACTAGATGTTACACGCCAGACGTTGCTGAATGAAGCTACCATTGAACGCCTCACAGATCCTGTACTACGCGCATATGTAGCTCAGAGTACGGAGATTTATATTAATCGTTACGAACAAATGAATGGTGTACGAGCATGTGCGCTGCATGATCCACTAGCTGTTGGCGTAGCACTCGCTCCGGAACTGGTTGGACGCAAGTCGTATTACGTGGATGTCGAAACCGCGAGCCGTCTGTGTGACGGTCAGATGGTGTGTGATTTCCAAAACCGTTTGGGACAACAGCCCAACACCCTCGTCTGCGAAACGGTAGATGCGGAAAGCTTCCTAGAACTGTTTATCAACGCATTAAATTCGTAA